One region of Fragaria vesca subsp. vesca linkage group LG4, FraVesHawaii_1.0, whole genome shotgun sequence genomic DNA includes:
- the LOC101309247 gene encoding uncharacterized protein LOC101309247 gives MRTISWNYRGLGRTATVKALGEIISRQRPNILFLSETHKTTSYVEKIRRKMRFSQGFCVDPIGIAGDLCLWWDDSLLINIVDFSKNFLDTMITLVETGEVVRATFIYGPPYQEDKEDFWNEWSFRDKEDSTPWLVIGDLNELLSQQERIGDADWDYHRHRFLGSFINSNNLLDVGFSGPAFTWTRKAFGRIILQERLDRALVSAEWLVSWPNSSVTHLVRVGSDHCPILFSLGLKENRIGPGFKFESYWVDEVEIVPIVRACWGFDSSKSYIDNWNSNLTLCAAKLRQWHRTRFPVQVKEEIKDVLHELEEIQCSDPLANCVRQNELNAILGDLWEREEKYWHQRSRVAWLKARDSNT, from the coding sequence ATGAGGACAATTTCTTGGAACTATCGTGGTCTAGGCCGCACCGCGACAGTCAAAGCGTTGGGTGAGATTATCTCTCGTCAAAGACCCAACATTTTATTTTTGTCTGAAACGCATAAAACTACTAGTTATGTGGAGAAGATCCGTAGGAAAATGAGATTCAGCCAGGGCTTCTGTGTTGACCCTATTGGGATTGCTGGAGATCTTTGCCTTTGGTGGGATGATTCACTGCTGATTAATATTGTCGACTTCTCTAAAAATTTCTTGGATACGATGATTACTTTGGTTGAAACAGGAGAGGTGGTCCGGGCTACTTTTATTTATGGTCCCCCTTATCAGGAGGACAAGGAGGATTTTTGGAATGAATGGTCTTTTAGGGACAAAGAGGACTCGACTCCTTGGTTGGTGATAGGGGATCTGAATGAATTACTCTCTCAGCAAGAACGTATTGGAGATGCAGATTGGGACTACCACAGACATCGTTTTCTGGGCAGTTTTATAAACTCGAACAACCTTTTGGATGTAGGCTTTTCTGGACCTGCGTTTACATGGACCAGGAAGGCATTTGGAAGGATTATACTTCAAGAGCGATTGGATAGAGCGCTTGTATCAGCAGAGTGGCTGGTTTCGTGGCCAAATTCTTCAGTTACTCACTTGGTCAGAGTAGGATCTGACCATTGTCCTATACTTTTCTCTTTGGGCCTTAAGGAGAATAGAATTGGGCCTGGTTTTAAGTTTGAGTCCTATTGGGTTGATGAGGTGGAGATTGTGCCTATTGTGAGGGCCTGTTGGGGCTTTGATTCTTCTAAATCCTATATTGATAACTGGAATTCCAATCTGACTTTGTGCGCTGCTAAACTAAGGCAGTGGCATCGTACAAGGTTTCCGGTACAGGTCAAGGAGGAAATCAAAGATGTCCTGCATGAACTCGAGGAAATTCAGTGTTCCGACCCTCTCGCTAATTGTGTGCGACAAAATGAATTGAATGCCATATTGGGGGATCTCTGGGAGCGAGAAGAAAAATATTGGCATCAAAGATCGCGAGTTGCTTGGTTGAAGGCTAGGGATTCCAATACCTGA
- the LOC101308961 gene encoding acylamino-acid-releasing enzyme-like, with amino-acid sequence MTGVSVIVPSPSGAKLLVVRNPEKDSPCQFEIWGPAQVEKEFHIPPTVHGSVYTDGWFQGISWNSDETLIAYVAEEPSPSKPTFTFQGYKKGSSTDKEFGNWKGQGEWEEEWGETYAGKRQPALFVINVNSGETRAVKGIEKRLSVGQVVWAPPISGSHQYLVFVGWSADTRKLVKAPLYGSEADGQEIKDNSTEDCPVVNLTQSISSAFFPRFSPDGKLLLFLSARSSVDSGAHSATDSLHKIDWPVDGVPCSSMEVVDVLFTFVQFGA; translated from the exons ATGACGGGAGTCTCTGTAATTGTACCATCACCATCAGGTGCAAAGCTTCTTGTAGTTCGTAATCCTGAAAAAGACTCTCCCTGTCAATTCGAAATTTGGGGTCCAGCTCAAGTAGAAAAGGAATTCCATATTCCCCCAACTGTTCATGGCTCAGTATATACTGATGGCTG GTTTCAGGGAATTTCTTGGAACTCTGATGAAACTCTCATCGCTTATGTTGCTGAGGAGCCATCTCCCTCCAAGCCTACATTTACATTTCAGGGCTATAAGAAAGGTAGTTCCACTGATAAGGAATTTGGCAACTGGAAAGGCCAAGGGGAGTGGGAGGAGGAATGGGGGGAAACCTATGCTGGAAAAAGGCAACCTGCACTCTTTGTCATAAATGTTAACAG TGGAGAGACACGAGCTGTTAAAGGAATCGAAAAGCGTTTGAGTGTTGGCCAAGTTGTTTGGGCCCCACCAATTAGTGGATCCCATCAATATTTGGTTTTTGTTGGGTGGTCAGCAGATACCAGAAAGCTAG TTAAGGCACCACTTTATGGATCAGAAGCTGATGGACAAGAAATCAA AGATAATTCAACTGAGGATTGTCCTGTGGTAAATCTAACGCAAAGCATTAGTAGCGCTTTCTTTCCAAGATTCAG CCCAGATGGCAAATTACTTTTGTTTTTATCGGCAAGAAGTTCTGTGGATTCCGGGGCACATTCTGCTACAGATTCTCTTCACAAAATTGATTGGCCTGTGGATGGAGTGCCGTGCTCATCTATGGAAGTTGTTGATGTG CTATTCACATTTGTGCAATTCGGAGCTTAA
- the LOC101305931 gene encoding varicose-related protein-like, which produces MQASGPSSPSPAPGVLNPVESFNEAIRSLSTLPPGEAAVRLRMAGQDLRKQLFAMQREEIQKRRTMMATVLDIPKKIAKGEVSSVLNLPIMFRHPIHGDARILDMLVNSYAGNPEVEVKVVGDARSTQIEEFGSQRELQTAVSEDKKFFCSQASDHGIGMARNFPAISSEFCVTEEARQGDGASMSEALAQPHYVEEDQEQSAKDISGSASATTTSHLQTPNAMSKKQEWKNMQASGPSSSSPGVVQ; this is translated from the exons ATGCAAGCATCAGGTCCATCTTCCCCATCCCCGGCACCAGGTGTGCTCAACCCAGTAGAGTCCTTCAATGAAGCAATTCGGAGTTTGAGTACTCTCCCCCCTGGAGAAGCTGCAGTTCGTCTTCGTATGGCCGGGCAGGATCTGAGGAAACAG CTATTCGCTATGCAAAGAGAAGAAATTCAAAAGCGAAGGACAATGATGGCTACTGTCTTAGATATACCGAAGAAAATTGCAAAAGGTGAAGTATCTAGTGTGCTCAATCTTCCTATCATGTTCAGACATCCAATCCATGGGGATGCGAGAATCCTAGATATGCTTGTTAACAGTTATGCGGGTAATCCTGAGGTAGAAGTGAAGGTTGTGGGTGATGCAAGATCCACTCAAATTGAGGAATTTGGCTCCCAGCGGGAACTCCAAACTGCTGTTTCAGAAGATAAGAAGTTCTTTTGCTCCCAGGCATCAGATCATGGAATTGGAATGGCCCGGAATTTCCCTGCAATATCATCAGAATTTTGTGTTACAGAGGAAGCTCGGCAAGGTGATGGTGCCAGCATGTCTGAAGCACTTGCTCAGCCTCATTATGTAGAGGAAGATCAGGAACAGTCTGCAAAAGATATATCTGGGTCGGCTTCTGCCACAACCACGTCGCATTTACAAACACCAAATGCAATGTCAAAAAAACAGGAATGGAAGAATATGCAAGCATCAGGGCCCTCTTCCTCATCACCGGGTGTCGTCCAATGA